Proteins from a genomic interval of Lacticaseibacillus pabuli:
- the rbfA gene encoding 30S ribosome-binding factor RbfA has protein sequence MKHRIGRVETQIQREVDDILLKLVNDPRVEGVTITGVELTGDLQQATVYYSILKDDEQDVAQTQAGLDKASGLIRREVGKRIRLFKVPTIKFEQDKSVQYGARIDELLAETKKEEDNQD, from the coding sequence ATGAAACACCGCATTGGACGAGTTGAAACGCAAATTCAGCGTGAGGTTGACGATATCCTGCTGAAGCTAGTGAACGATCCACGGGTTGAGGGTGTAACCATTACCGGCGTTGAGCTGACTGGTGATCTCCAGCAAGCGACCGTTTACTACAGCATCTTAAAGGATGACGAGCAGGACGTTGCGCAGACACAAGCGGGTTTGGATAAGGCCAGTGGTCTCATTCGCCGCGAAGTGGGCAAGCGCATCCGTCTGTTCAAAGTGCCAACCATCAAGTTTGAACAAGATAAATCAGTACAATATGGTGCCCGAATTGATGAACTTCTTGCAGAAACAAAAAAGGAAGAAGATAATCAGGACTAA
- a CDS encoding TerC family protein: MDKLISLYRPFFEASDWHAAIMTGSGLMTILMLAVMECLLSVDNAVVLAAQTRSLENPVKEKEALVYGLWGAYLFRFIAIGLGAYLMKFWGIKVAGSLYLLWMSLHFFYKMHFPDKEETTHKTRKPKSFWGTVASIELLDIVFSIDSILTALALDNNPVIVLLGGMIGILAMRLVAQVMITLIARVPELLYMAYVLIGIIAVKLFLSLPFIGIEIPNVAFSLIVFGAIGFTLLYHYVKQRKHAPQREEK, translated from the coding sequence ATGGATAAATTAATCAGTCTCTACCGTCCCTTTTTCGAGGCAAGTGATTGGCACGCCGCCATTATGACGGGCAGCGGGCTCATGACTATTTTGATGCTGGCCGTCATGGAATGCTTGCTGTCCGTAGATAACGCCGTCGTGCTCGCTGCACAAACGCGCTCGCTCGAAAACCCCGTTAAGGAAAAAGAGGCGCTCGTTTACGGCCTCTGGGGTGCGTACCTGTTCCGCTTTATCGCCATTGGGTTGGGCGCATACCTCATGAAATTTTGGGGGATTAAGGTCGCGGGTTCGCTGTACCTGCTCTGGATGTCGCTGCACTTCTTCTACAAAATGCATTTTCCTGATAAAGAGGAAACCACGCACAAGACGCGCAAACCCAAGTCGTTCTGGGGCACCGTTGCCAGCATCGAACTGCTGGATATCGTGTTCTCCATCGATTCAATTTTGACGGCGCTTGCCTTAGACAATAACCCGGTCATTGTGCTCCTGGGTGGCATGATCGGAATTCTGGCAATGCGGCTAGTTGCCCAGGTGATGATTACGCTGATTGCACGCGTACCGGAGCTACTTTACATGGCATACGTCCTGATTGGCATCATTGCGGTCAAGCTATTCCTGAGCCTGCCGTTTATCGGGATTGAAATACCAAATGTTGCGTTTAGCCTGATTGTGTTTGGCGCGATTGGCTTTACTCTGCTCTACCATTACGTGAAGCAGCGCAAACACGCGCCGCAGCGGGAGGAAAAGTAA
- the truB gene encoding tRNA pseudouridine(55) synthase TruB, with the protein MNGFLPLYKPKGMTSADAVYKLRKMLHLKRIGHSGTLDPQVDGMLPVAMGIATKAIQVLQDGGKVYSGEVTLGFATTTEDLEGEVIERTPLSGPLPLTEIDAAMQTFIGEITQIPPMYSAVRVKGRHLYDYARAGETVERPKRTALIKSFERTTEPVFNPEDGTLRFSFLAKVGKGTYIRTLAVDLGRKLGYAACMTQLTRLASGGFTSDQAVSLDEVQNAIDNDELDALVEPLQYAYPGLPKYQMTDKDWEDIQHGRFLHLPDQGPRLILELHGVMKAIYKWNFEYSLYQPEIMYLTNEGGRR; encoded by the coding sequence ATGAACGGATTTTTGCCATTATATAAGCCCAAGGGAATGACCTCGGCGGATGCGGTTTACAAATTGCGCAAGATGCTCCACCTGAAACGCATTGGGCACTCTGGCACCTTGGATCCCCAAGTTGACGGCATGTTACCAGTCGCGATGGGCATTGCCACCAAGGCCATCCAAGTCTTGCAGGATGGTGGCAAGGTCTACAGTGGTGAAGTGACGTTGGGCTTTGCGACCACAACCGAGGACTTGGAAGGCGAAGTCATTGAACGCACGCCGCTATCCGGACCATTACCGCTGACAGAAATTGATGCGGCGATGCAAACCTTTATTGGCGAAATCACGCAAATCCCGCCGATGTACTCGGCCGTTCGTGTGAAGGGCAGGCACCTTTATGATTACGCACGTGCGGGTGAGACGGTCGAACGACCTAAGCGGACTGCGCTAATCAAATCCTTCGAACGCACCACTGAGCCGGTTTTCAACCCCGAAGATGGGACCTTACGCTTTAGTTTTCTGGCGAAGGTGGGTAAGGGGACTTATATCCGGACTCTTGCCGTCGATTTGGGGCGCAAACTCGGTTATGCGGCCTGCATGACGCAATTGACACGTTTGGCCAGTGGTGGCTTCACCTCTGATCAGGCGGTCAGCCTAGACGAAGTGCAAAATGCAATCGATAATGACGAATTGGATGCCTTGGTCGAACCGTTGCAGTATGCCTATCCTGGACTGCCGAAGTACCAAATGACGGACAAGGATTGGGAAGATATCCAGCACGGCCGTTTCCTGCATTTACCCGACCAGGGTCCCCGCTTGATTCTTGAATTGCATGGGGTCATGAAGGCCATTTACAAGTGGAACTTTGAGTATTCACTTTACCAACCAGAAATTATGTATTTAACCAATGAGGGAGGTCGCCGTTAG
- the ribF gene encoding riboflavin biosynthesis protein RibF yields MRTINVMPPLQAKDRPTEPVVLVLGFFDGVHKGHQQVIAAGRREADRRGLKLALMTFDEHPAIVYGGVDAASFKYLSLPERKAELMAQFGVDDYYVIHFTKEFAALKPQQFVDDYMCGLNAQVVVAGFDYTYGKKDVASMALLPGYAKGRFEVVTVPCFDENGQKVSSTHIRQALDNADIDLANDLLGYHYTTRGTVVHGEARGRELGFPTANIDHDHGTYVPGIGIYVVRLTVDGTTFGGMASVGRNVTFGDDRDVTVEINLFDFKRDIYGKTVTVEWLHYLRGEVKYTGADALVAQLKRDEVQSRDYLKQ; encoded by the coding sequence TTGCGAACAATTAACGTGATGCCGCCGTTGCAGGCTAAGGACAGGCCGACTGAACCGGTTGTGCTCGTCCTCGGCTTTTTCGACGGCGTCCACAAGGGTCATCAGCAGGTGATTGCCGCGGGTCGACGTGAAGCGGACCGGCGGGGACTCAAGCTGGCACTAATGACATTTGACGAACATCCCGCGATTGTATACGGCGGTGTGGATGCGGCTAGTTTCAAGTACCTGTCCCTTCCTGAGCGCAAGGCTGAGCTCATGGCCCAGTTTGGCGTCGACGATTATTACGTCATTCATTTCACCAAGGAATTTGCCGCACTGAAGCCGCAGCAGTTTGTCGACGACTACATGTGCGGCCTGAACGCCCAAGTGGTTGTGGCTGGCTTTGATTACACCTATGGCAAAAAGGATGTGGCATCCATGGCCTTGCTGCCGGGATATGCAAAGGGCCGGTTTGAAGTCGTGACTGTGCCTTGTTTCGACGAGAACGGGCAAAAGGTTTCATCGACGCATATTCGGCAGGCGCTAGATAATGCCGATATTGATTTGGCAAATGACCTGCTGGGCTACCACTACACAACCCGCGGGACCGTGGTGCATGGCGAGGCGCGTGGCCGGGAGCTTGGGTTCCCGACTGCTAATATTGACCATGACCACGGGACTTATGTGCCTGGTATCGGCATCTATGTGGTCCGCCTGACCGTCGACGGTACCACGTTCGGCGGGATGGCTTCAGTCGGCCGAAACGTGACGTTTGGGGATGACCGCGACGTCACCGTAGAAATCAACCTCTTCGATTTTAAACGGGATATTTATGGCAAGACCGTCACCGTTGAATGGCTACATTATCTTCGCGGTGAGGTCAAGTACACGGGGGCGGACGCACTCGTTGCACAGTTAAAACGCGATGAGGTCCAAAGCCGCGACTACCTCAAGCAATAA
- the hrcA gene encoding heat-inducible transcriptional repressor HrcA, translating into MLTKRELLVLTEIIKLYTDSGQPVGSKTLLNSLPMHVSSATIRNDMAALEDQGLIMKTHSSSGRVPSPAGYRYYLDNLLQPVTVAPADIERIEKSFDGSYNKMDDIIAQSAQMLSQLTSYTAITLGPEVHSLTLEGFRLVPLGGRQVMAILVASDGSVENQLFTLPPSIDSGELEKAIRLVNDQLVGMPLTEVADKLHSDVPAMLMQYMSTPDGFLNVFGDVLKQAVTEHFYVGGRLNLMDYFSPDNKDELKRVLHIMDEKDALNQLLAPSEERPISVRLGSELSDDSLRNLSLITAKYSVADYGQGMIAILGPTSMPYSKIIGLLDAFRGEMAKRLTDYYKDLH; encoded by the coding sequence ATGCTAACGAAGCGTGAACTACTCGTATTAACCGAGATTATCAAGCTGTACACTGACAGTGGTCAGCCGGTAGGGAGTAAAACCTTACTGAACTCACTGCCGATGCACGTTAGTTCCGCCACGATCAGAAATGACATGGCGGCCCTGGAAGATCAGGGACTCATTATGAAGACCCATAGTAGTTCAGGTCGGGTGCCAAGCCCAGCAGGGTATCGTTACTATCTAGATAACCTGCTGCAGCCGGTCACCGTCGCCCCCGCTGACATTGAACGCATCGAAAAGTCGTTTGACGGCAGTTACAACAAGATGGACGACATCATCGCCCAATCGGCACAGATGCTATCACAGCTGACCAGTTACACCGCAATTACGCTGGGACCGGAAGTGCATTCACTGACACTCGAAGGATTCCGGTTGGTGCCACTGGGTGGTCGTCAAGTGATGGCGATTCTCGTTGCCAGTGATGGTAGCGTTGAAAATCAGCTGTTCACCTTGCCACCGAGCATTGATTCGGGTGAGCTTGAAAAAGCCATTCGCCTGGTCAATGATCAACTCGTCGGCATGCCACTCACTGAGGTGGCCGACAAGTTGCATAGCGACGTTCCCGCGATGCTCATGCAGTACATGTCAACGCCAGACGGTTTCCTCAACGTCTTTGGCGATGTGCTCAAGCAAGCGGTCACCGAGCATTTTTACGTTGGCGGGCGGCTCAACCTGATGGACTACTTCAGTCCTGACAACAAGGATGAGCTCAAACGCGTGTTGCACATCATGGACGAGAAGGATGCGTTAAACCAACTGCTCGCACCATCTGAGGAACGGCCGATATCGGTTCGCTTAGGATCGGAATTGTCGGACGACTCACTGCGCAACTTGAGTTTGATTACCGCTAAGTATTCAGTCGCTGATTACGGTCAGGGAATGATTGCGATCTTGGGGCCGACTTCCATGCCGTACTCCAAGATTATCGGGTTGCTTGATGCATTCCGTGGTGAGATGGCAAAACGTCTTACCGATTACTATAAAGACTTGCACTGA
- the grpE gene encoding nucleotide exchange factor GrpE, with protein MGKHDAKQDPTQAVKEQIEKNSRASLDALSGTAGANVETISEERNSYEDKYLRAAAEIQNMNTRFNKERAQLLHFDGQKVITSILPVLDNLERALQVEVTDANAVQLKKGVEMVFEHLNQALKEANVTEIKSLGVKFDPTVHQAVQTVAADADHPKDTVVSVLQRGYKLHERVLRPAMVVVAN; from the coding sequence ATGGGCAAACATGACGCAAAGCAGGACCCAACGCAAGCAGTCAAGGAGCAGATCGAGAAAAACTCGCGCGCTTCTTTAGACGCCTTGAGTGGGACTGCGGGTGCGAACGTGGAGACTATTTCCGAGGAACGTAATTCCTATGAAGATAAGTATCTGCGGGCCGCTGCCGAAATTCAGAACATGAACACACGTTTCAATAAGGAACGTGCACAACTACTTCACTTTGACGGCCAGAAGGTCATCACATCAATCTTGCCAGTGCTCGACAATCTCGAGCGTGCGTTGCAAGTTGAGGTGACGGACGCCAACGCCGTTCAGCTGAAGAAGGGGGTCGAGATGGTCTTTGAGCATCTCAATCAAGCTCTGAAGGAAGCGAACGTCACTGAGATTAAGAGTCTCGGTGTTAAGTTTGACCCAACCGTGCACCAGGCGGTTCAGACCGTAGCAGCGGATGCTGATCACCCGAAAGACACGGTGGTCAGTGTTCTCCAGCGCGGTTACAAGCTTCATGAGCGGGTACTGCGTCCAGCGATGGTTGTCGTCGCGAATTAA
- the dnaK gene encoding molecular chaperone DnaK, whose protein sequence is MSKVIGIDLGTTNSAVAVLEGGQPKIITNPEGNRTTPSVVAFKDGEIQVGEVAKRQAITNPDTIISIKRHMGEAGYTVEVGGKKYTPQEISAMILQYMKKFSEDYLGEKVSEAVITVPAYFNDSQRQATKDAGKIAGLDVKRIINEPTASALAYGLDKTDKDEKILVYDLGGGTFDVSILQLGDGVFEVLSTNGDTHLGGDDFDQKIMDWLIDGFKQENNVDLSKDKMALQRLKDAAEKAKKDLSGVSQTQISLPFISAGANGPLHLEQTLTKAKFDELTADLVERTRIPVENALKDAKLSNSDIDRVILNGGSTRIPAVQEAVKSWTGKEPDHSINPDEAVALGAAIQGGVITGDVKDVVLLDVTPLSLGIETMGGVFTKLIDRNTTIPTSKSQVFSTAADNQPAVDIHVLQGERPMAADNKTLGRFQLSDIPAAPRGVPQIEVKFDIDKNGIVQVSAKDLGTGKSQNITIKSSSGLSDDEIDRMVKEAKENEADDQKRKDEVDLRNDVDQLIFQTDKTLKDLKGKVSDDEIKKAQDKEEELKKAQQDNDLEAMKTKRDELSKVVQDLTVKLYEKAQKDQQAQGGAAGDAGASTDAGSSDDKGGNDDGTINGQYKDVNDDNKDNK, encoded by the coding sequence ATGTCAAAAGTTATTGGGATTGACTTGGGGACCACGAACTCAGCTGTCGCTGTTCTTGAAGGCGGTCAGCCAAAGATTATTACCAACCCAGAAGGGAACCGTACCACACCTTCTGTTGTTGCTTTTAAAGACGGCGAAATCCAGGTTGGTGAAGTTGCAAAGCGCCAGGCAATTACAAACCCTGACACCATCATCTCTATCAAGCGTCACATGGGCGAAGCGGGCTACACCGTAGAAGTCGGTGGCAAGAAGTACACGCCTCAGGAAATTTCTGCCATGATTCTCCAATACATGAAGAAGTTTTCTGAAGACTACCTCGGCGAAAAGGTTTCCGAAGCGGTTATCACCGTTCCTGCCTACTTCAATGACAGTCAGCGTCAGGCAACCAAGGATGCTGGTAAGATTGCAGGCCTTGATGTTAAGCGGATTATCAACGAACCAACCGCTTCTGCCTTGGCTTATGGCCTAGACAAGACCGACAAGGATGAAAAGATTCTCGTGTATGACCTTGGTGGTGGTACCTTTGATGTTTCCATCCTCCAACTGGGTGATGGTGTCTTCGAAGTTCTCTCCACAAACGGTGATACCCACCTTGGTGGTGATGACTTTGACCAGAAGATTATGGACTGGCTCATTGATGGCTTCAAACAGGAGAACAACGTCGACTTGTCCAAGGACAAGATGGCACTCCAGCGTCTGAAGGATGCCGCTGAAAAGGCGAAGAAGGACCTCTCTGGTGTTTCCCAGACTCAGATCAGCTTGCCATTTATTTCTGCCGGCGCTAACGGCCCACTGCACTTGGAACAGACCTTAACCAAGGCCAAGTTCGATGAATTGACCGCTGACTTGGTTGAACGCACCCGGATCCCAGTTGAGAACGCTCTGAAGGACGCCAAGTTGTCCAACAGCGATATCGACCGTGTCATCCTCAACGGTGGTTCAACCCGTATTCCAGCCGTTCAGGAAGCTGTTAAGAGCTGGACTGGCAAGGAACCTGACCACTCCATCAACCCTGATGAAGCCGTTGCTTTGGGTGCTGCTATCCAAGGTGGGGTTATCACCGGTGATGTTAAGGACGTCGTTCTGCTTGATGTCACACCACTTTCCCTTGGGATTGAAACCATGGGTGGCGTGTTCACGAAGTTGATTGACCGTAACACCACGATTCCTACCAGCAAGTCACAGGTCTTCTCAACTGCCGCTGATAACCAGCCAGCCGTTGATATCCATGTCTTGCAAGGTGAACGTCCAATGGCCGCTGACAACAAGACGCTGGGCCGCTTCCAGCTCTCAGACATCCCAGCTGCACCACGTGGTGTCCCTCAGATTGAAGTTAAGTTCGATATCGATAAGAACGGGATTGTTCAGGTTTCTGCCAAGGACCTTGGCACTGGCAAGTCACAGAACATTACCATCAAGAGTTCATCAGGCCTTTCCGACGACGAAATTGATCGCATGGTCAAGGAAGCCAAGGAAAACGAAGCCGATGACCAGAAGCGTAAGGACGAAGTTGACCTGCGTAATGATGTCGACCAGCTCATTTTCCAGACCGACAAGACTTTGAAGGACCTTAAGGGTAAGGTTTCTGACGACGAAATCAAGAAGGCCCAGGACAAGGAAGAAGAGCTTAAGAAGGCTCAGCAGGATAACGACCTCGAAGCCATGAAGACAAAGCGCGACGAATTGTCCAAGGTTGTTCAGGACCTGACCGTCAAGCTTTACGAAAAGGCTCAAAAGGATCAGCAGGCACAGGGCGGCGCTGCAGGTGATGCAGGTGCTTCAACCGATGCTGGTTCATCCGATGACAAGGGTGGCAACGATGATGGCACCATTAACGGTCAGTACAAGGACGTTAATGACGACAACAAAGACAACAAGTAG